One segment of Danio aesculapii chromosome 3, fDanAes4.1, whole genome shotgun sequence DNA contains the following:
- the il21r.1 gene encoding interleukin 21 receptor, tandem duplicate 1, whose amino-acid sequence MHLSRVDHSFFPSSSMMASWRATFLLVVCGLLQCNDAACSVTCTTDFISALNCSASDLTGTASCDVVASCRDEFFAVNGSCTIRSPQSWCTMEPKDLYLMMSYDTNCFITVTQMDKQGEMEIPIQRYSENIVLYKYTKLKQPFNLTLTKTDGGFNLTWDVAYTDNDLYEQLIYRVRVRSKSSPEKELIYILQQNQQSMVILSEKLQPGTQYVANVQVAVNPNWFNSMWSEWSDGVEWIAESPEQYYFLLLAIPIVIMMALLIVFSGKLGGIKKLTFQHIPSPQEYFTPLYHTYQGDFKKWVGPVLTFNNFDVLEKSTPLQVLCEKQQNQSSEEPANDQIGERDFGPEGQSASKLYFLGSSSQEHSGGHISMDTVTVSDQEGIMGDWSGNSRRRSLDGFSNANQRAPEIDQPLLRAASGSLQGSDFDWHLQEHDLENMEQVSLDSYSSNEQSDDGYPQMGLDLDTIDSGFLESECSSPSAFDGNEQIETSSLDGVEGSHSNYVKQWVAFTAVQVEAHSSGN is encoded by the exons ATGCATTTGAGCAGGGTTGACCACAGTTTCTTTCCCTCTTCCTCCATGATGGCTTCATGGCGAGCCACATTCTTGCTTGTTGTTTGTGGACTTCTACAGTGCA ATGATGCTGCATGCAGTGTGACCTGCACCACAGACTTCATCTCCGCGCTCAACTGCTCTGCTTCTGACTTGACAGGAACAGCTTCTTGTGATGTTGTGGCCAGTTGCAG GGATGAGTTTTTTGCTGTAAATGGAAGCTGCACCATCAGATCGCCACAGTCCTGGTGCACAATGGAGCCAAAGGATCTGTATTTGATGATGTCTTATGATACCAACTGCTTCATCACTGTAACACAAATGGACAAACAAGGCGAAATGGAGATCCCAATACAGAGATACTCTGAAAATATCGTTTTGTACAAATATA CTAAACTAAAGCAACCGTTCAACCTCACACTTACGAAAACTGATGGAGGTTTTAACCTCACTTGGGATGTGGCTTATACAGATAACGATCTGTACGAACAATTGATCTACAGAGTAAGAGTACGATCTAAAAGCTCCCCAGAGAAG GAGCTAATTTACATCCTGCAGCAGAACCAGCAATCAATGGTGATCCTCAGTGAAAAACTGCAACCAGGAACGCAATATGTTGCAAATGTTCAGGTTGCTGTGAATCCAAATTGGTTCAACTCCATGTGGAGTGAATGGAGCGACGGTGTTGAATGGATAGCTGAATCTCCAGAACAGTACTATTTCCTGCTGTTGGCGATTCCAATTGTGATTATGATGGCGCTGCTGATTGTGTTCAGTGGGAAACT AGGGGGCATCAAAAAGCTGACTTTTCAACACATCCCAAGCCCGCAAGAGTACTTCACACCGCTCTATCACACGTATCAAGGAGACTTTAAg AAATGGGTCGGACCAGTCCTGACCTTCAACAACTTTGATGTCCTGGAGAAAAGCACCCCGCTGCAGGTGCTTTGTGAGAAGCAGCAGAACCAGAGCTCAGAGGAGCCTGCTAATGACCAGATTGGTGAACGGGACTTCGGCCCAGAGGGTCAAAGCGCATCTAAACTCTACTTCCTAGGAAGCAGCAGTCAGGAACACTCCGGCGGCCACATATCGATGGACACAGTCACGGTTTCAGATCAGGAGGGCATCATGGGAGACTGGTCAGGAAACAGCCGTAGACGAAGCCTCGATGGCTTTTCTAACGCCAATCAGAGAGCGCCTGAAATCGACCAACCTCTTCTACGGGCTGCCAGCGGGAGCTTACAGGGTTCAGACTTTGACTGGCATCTACAAGAGCACGATCTGGAGAACATGGAACAGGTTTCGCTGGACTCTTACAGCTCTAATGAGCAGTCCGATGATGGTTACCCACAAATGGGGTTGGATCTGGACACCATAGACAGTGGGTTTCTGGAGTCGGAGTGTTCGAGCCCGTCAGCGTTTGATGGGAACGAGCAGATAGAGACTTCATCGCTTGATGGCGTGGAAGGCTCCCATTCAAATTATGTCAAACAGTGGGTGGCTTTCACAGCCGTTCAAGTCGAAGCCCACAGCTCTGGAAACTAG